AACGGGTGAGTAACACGTGGGCAATCTGCCCTTCACTCTGGGACAAGCCCTGGAAACGGGGTCTAATACCGGATACCACTACCGCAGGCATCTGTGGTGGTTGAAAGCTCCGGCGGTGAAGGATGAGCCCGCGGCCTATCAGCTTGTTGGTGAGGTAATGGCTCACCAAGGCGACGACGGGTAGCCGGCCTGAGAGGGCGACCGGCCACACTGGGACTGAGACACGGCCCAGACTCCTACGGGAGGCAGCAGTGGGGAATATTGCACAATGGGCGAAAGCCTGATGCAGCGACGCCGCGTGAGGGATGACGGCCTTCGGGTTGTAAACCTCTTTCAGCAGGGAAGAAGCGAAAGTGACGGTACCTGCAGAAGAAGCGCCGGCTAACTACGTGCCAGCAGCCGCGGTAATACGTAGGGCGCAAGCGTTGTCCGGAATTATTGGGCGTAAAGAGCTCGTAGGCGGCTTGTCACGTCGGGTGTGAAAGCCCGGGGCTTAACCCCGGGTCTGCATTCGATACGGGCTAGCTAGAGTGTGGTAGGGGAGATCGGAATTCCTGGTGTAGCGGTGAAATGCGCAGATATCAGGAGGAACACCGGTGGCGAAGGCGGATCTCTGGGCCATTACTGACGCTGAGGAGCGAAAGCGTGGGGAGCGAACAGGATTAGATACCCTGGTAGTCCACGCCGTAAACGGTGGGAACTAGGTGTTGGCGACATTCCACGTCGTCGGTGCCGCAGCTAACGCATTAAGTTCCCCGCCTGGGGAGTACGGCCGCAAGGCTAAAACTCAAAGGAATTGACGGGGGCCCGCACAAGCAGCGGAGCATGTGGCTTAATTCGACGCAACGCGAAGAACCTTACCAAGGCTTGACATACACCGGAAAGCATTAGAGATAGTGCCCCCCTTGTGGTCGGTGTACAGGTGGTGCATGGCTGTCGTCAGCTCGTGTCGTGAGATGTTGGGTTAAGTCCCGCAACGAGCGCAACCCTTGTCCTGTGTTGCCAGCATGCCCTTCGGGGTGATGGGGACTCACAGGAGACCGCCGGGGTCAACTCGGAGGAAGGTGGGGACGACGTCAAGTCATCATGCCCCTTATGTCTTGGGCTGCACACGTGCTACAATGGCAGGTACAATGAGCTGCGAAACCGTGAGGTGGAGCGAATCTCAAAAAGCCTGTCTCAGTTCGGATTGGGGTCTGCAACTCGACCCCATGAAGTCGGAGTTGCTAGTAATCGCAGATCAGCATTGCTGCGGTGAATACGTTCCCGGGCCTTGTACACACCGCCCGTCACGTCACGAAAGTCGGTAACACCCGAAGCCGGTGGCCCAACCCCTTGTGGGAGGGAGCTGTCGAAGGTGGGACCAGCGATTGGGACGAAGTCGTAACAAGGTAGCCGTACCGGAAGGTGCGGCTGGATCACCTCCTTTCTAAGGAGCACTTCTTACCGGGCTTGCCCGGTCAGAGGCCAGTACATCGGCGAATGTCCGATGCTGGTTGCTCATGGGTGGAACGTTGATTATTCGGCACTTTCAGTCATCTCGGGCTGCCAGTACTGCTCTTCGGAGCGTGGAAAGCTGATCATGAGTGGCGAGGGTGTCGGGCACGCTGTTGGGTGTCTGAGGGAATGAACCCCCTCGATGCCGGCCCCAGTGAACTCCAGCCTTTGGTTGGGGGTGATGGGTGGCTGGTCGTTGTTTGAGAACTGCACAGTGGACGCGAGCATCTGTGGCCAAGTTTTTAAGGGCGCACGGTGGATGCCTTGGCACCAGGAACCGATGAAGGACGTGGGAGGCCACGATAGTCCCCGGGGAGTCGTCAACCAGGCTTTGATCCGGGGGTTTCCGAATGGGGAAACCCGGCAGTCGTCATGGGCTGTCACCCATACCTGAACACATAGGGTATGTGGAGGGAACGCGGGGAAGTGAAACATCTCAGTACCCGCAGGAAGAGAAAACAACCGTGATTCCGGGAGTAGTGGCGAGCGAAACCGGATGAGGCCAAACCGTATGCGTGTGAGACCCGGCAGGGGTTGCGTATACGGGGTTGTGGGATCTCTCTTTCACAGTCTGCCGGCTGTGAGACGAGTCAGAAACCGTTGATGTAGGCGAAGGACATGCGAAAGGTCCGGCGTAGAGGGTAAGACCCCCGTAGTCGAAACATCAGCGGCTCGTTTGAGAGACACCCAAGTAGCACGGGGCCCGAGAAATCCCGTGTGAATCTGGCGGGACCACCCGCTAAGCCTAAATATTCCCTGGTGACCGATAGCGGATAGTACCGTGAGGGAATGGTGAAAAGTACCGCGGGAGCGGAGTGAAATAGTACCTGAAACCGTGTGCCTACAAGCCGTGGGAGCGTCGGAACAAGGCTTGCCTTGTTCTCGTGACTGCGTGCCTTTTGAAGAATGAGCCTGCGAGTTTGCGGTGTGTTGCGAGGTTAACCCGTGTGGGGAAGCCGTAGCGAAAGCGAGTCCGAATAGGGCGATAGAGTAGCGCGCTCAAGACCCGAAGCGGAGTGATCTAGCCATGGGCAGGTTGAAGCGGAGGTAAGACTTCGTGGAGGACCGAACCCACCAGGGTTGAAAACCTGGGGGATGACCTGTGGTTAGGGGTGAAAGGCCAATCAAACTCCGTGATAGCTGGTTCTCCCCGAAATGCATTTAGGTGCAGCGTCGTGTGTTTCTTGCCGGAGGTAGAGCACTGGATAGGCGATGGGCCCTACCGGGTTACTGACCTTAGCCAAACTCCGAATGCCGGTAAGTGAGAGCGCGGCAGTGAGACTGTGGGGGATAAGCTCCATGGTCGAGAGGGAAACAGCCCAGAGCATCGACTAAGGCCCCTAAGCGTACGCTAAGTGGGAAAGGATGTGGAGTCGCACAGACAACCAGGAGGTTGGCTTAGAAGCAGCCACCCTTGAAAGAGTGCGTAATAGCTCACTGGTCTAGTGATTCCGCGCCGACAATGTAGCGGGGCTCAAGCGTACCGCCGAAGTCGTGTCATTCATACAATAGGGCCAACGCCTGTATGGATGGGTAGGGGAGCGTCGTGTGCCGGGTGAAGCCGCAGCGGAAGCTAGTGGTGGACGGTTCACGAGTGAGAATGCAGGCATGAGTAGCGATACACACGTGAGAAACGTGTGCGCCGATTGACTAAGGGTTCCTGGGTCAAGCTGATCTGCCCAGGGTAAGTCGGGACCTAAGGCGAGGCCGACAGGCGTAGTCGATGGATAACCGGTTGATATTCCGGTACCCGCTGTGAAGCGTCAAACATCGAACCCATTAATGCTAAGGCCGTGAAGCCGTTCCGGACCCTTCGGGGAAAGGAAAGTGGTGGAGCCGCCGAACCAAGGTGGTAGTAGGTGAGTGATGGGGTGACGCAGGAAGGTAGTCCATCCCGGGCGGTGGTTGTCCCGGGGTAAGGGTGTAGGCCGAGTGGTAGGCAAATCCGCCGCTCATTAAGGCTGAGACCTGATGCCGAGCCGATTGTGGTGAAGTGGATGATCCTATGCTGTCGAGAAAAGCCTCTAGCGAGTTTCATGGCGGCCCGTACCCTAAACCGACTCAGGTGGTCAGGTAGAGAATACCGAGGCGTTCGGGTGAACTATGGTTAAGGAACTCGGCAAAATGCCCCCGTAACTTCGGGAGAAGGGGGGCCATCACTGGTGAGGAGACTTGCTCTCCGAGCTGGGGGTGGCCGCAGAGACCAGCGAGAAGCGACTGTTTACTAAAAACACAGGTCCGTGCGAAGCCGTAAGGCGATGTATACGGACTGACGCCTGCCCGGTGCTGGAACGTTAAGGGGACCGGTTAGTGCGCTTTCGGGCGTGCGAAGCTGAGAACTTAAGCGCCAGTAAACGGCGGTGGTAACTATAACCATCCTAAGGTAGCGAAATTCCTTGTCGGGTAAGTTCCGACCTGCACGAATGGCGTAACGACTTCTCGACTGTCTCAACCATAGGCCCGGTGAAATTGCACTACGAGTAAAGATGCTCGTTTCGCGCAGCAGGACGGAAAGACCCCGGGACCTTTACTACAGTTTGATATTGGTGTTCGGTTCGGCTTGTGTAGGATAGCTGGGAGACTTTGAAGCGGCCACGCCAGTGGTTGTGGAGTCGTCGTTGAAATACCAGTCTGGTCGTGCTGGATGTCTAACCTGGGTCCGTGATCCGGATCAGGGACAGTGTCTGATGGGTAGTTTAACTGGGGCGGTTGCCTCCTAAAGAGTAACGGAGGCGCCCAAAGGTTCCCTCAGCCTGGTTGGCAATCAGGTGTTGAGTGTAAGTGCACAAGGGAGCTTGACTGTGAGACCGACGGGTCGAGCAGGGACGAAAGTCGGGACTAGTGATCCGGCGGTGGCTTGTGGAAGCGCCGTCGCTCAACGGATAAAAGGTACCCCGGGGATAACAGGCTGATCTTCCCCAAGAGTCCATATCGACGGGATGGTTTGGCACCTCGATGTCGGCTCGTCGCATCCTGGGGCTGGAGTCGGTCCCAAGGGTTGGGCTGTTCGCCCATTAAAGCGGTACGCGAGCTGGGTTTAGAACGTCGTGAGACAGTTCGGTCCCTATCCGCTGCGCGCGCAGGAATATTGAGAAGGGCTGTCCCTAGTACGAGAGGACCGGGACGGACGAACCTCTGGTGTGCCAGTTGTTCTGCCAAGGGCATGGCTGGTTGGCTACGTTCGGGAGGGATAACCGCTGAAAGCATCTAAGCGGGAAGCCTGCTTCGAGATGAGTATTCCCACCCACTTGATGGGGTAAGGCTCCCAGTAGACGACTGGGTTGATAGGCCGGATCTGGAAGCCCAGTAATGGGTGGAGGTGACCGGTACTAATAGGCCGAGGGCTTGTCCTCAGTTGCTCGCGTCCACTGTGTTGGTTCTGAAACCACGAACGGCCCCATGCCCATGGTCACGGGTGTGGTGCGGCATGTTTGACAGTTTCATAGTGTTTCGGTGGTCATAGCGTGAGGGAAACGCCCGGTTACATTCCGAACCCGGAAGCTAAGCCTTACAGCGCCGATGGTACTGCAGGGGGGACCCTGTGGGAGAGTAGGACGCCGCCGAACTCCTTTTATAGCTCCGGCTCTTGGGCATACCGCCCGAGAGCCGGAGCTTTTTTGTGTTGAGGTAGGGTCAGGGGGCATCGTTGGTACGTTTCCCACAGGAGGCCCCCGGGTGGAGGTCCAGGAGACTCGCGTCCAAACGGATCGGGTCCTCACCATCCCCAACATCCTCAGCATGGCGCGGCTCGTTGGTGTGCCCCTCTTCCTGTGGTTGATCCTCAGGCCTGAGTTCGGAGGGCCCCAGAGTGACGGTTGGGCGCTTCTGGTGCTGGCCTTCAGTGGAGTCAGTGACTATCTGGACGGCAAGCTCGCCCGGCGCTGGAACCAGATCAGCAGCCTCGGCCGGCTCCTGGATCCCGCGGCAGACCGGCTCTACATTCTCTCGACTTTGGTCGGACTGACCTGGCGCGAGATTCTGCCCATCTGGTTGACCGCTGCACTGCTGGCGCGAGAGCTGGTCCTGCTGGTGATGGTGGGTATCCTCCGGCGCCATGGCTATCCGCCGCCGCAGGTGAACTTCCTTGGCAAGGCCGCCACGTTCAACTTGATGTATGCCTTCCCCTTGCTACTGCTCAGTGACGGAACTGGCTGGTTGCCGTCACTCGCTGCTATTTTCGGATGGGCGTTCGCAGGTTGGGGTACAACGCTGTACTGGTGGGCAGGAGTCCTCTACGTGGTACAAGTCCGCCGACTGATCCGTGCGGACGCCATGGCCGATTGAACTCGTCGATTGGCGCAGCCTTAGTGGCGCGATGGCCCGCGGTGGAAAAGTGCGGGACAATCTGGACGGGTGAAGTCGGCTAGACCGTCGTCTCTTGTGAGGAGGACGCTTCCGACATGAAGGCCGTCGTGATGGCCGGAGGTGAAGGCACACGCCTTCGCCCCATGACCTCGAGCATGCCCAAGCCGCTCCTGCCCGTGGCCAACCGCCCGATCATGGAGCACGTTCTGAGGCTGCTCAAAAGGCATGGGCTCAACGAGACCGTCGTTACTGTTCAGTTCCTGGCCTCACTGGTCAAGAACTACTTCGGTGACGGCGAAGAGCTCGGAATGGAGCTCTCCTATGCCAACGAGGAGAAGCCACTCGGTACCGCCGGAAGCGTCAAGAACGCCGAAGAGGCGTTGAAGGACGATGCCTTCCTCGTCATCTCCGGCGATGCCCTGACTGACTTCGACCTCACCGAGCTGATCAATTTCCACAAGGAGAAGGGCGCGCTGGTCACTGTCTGTCTGACGCGCGTACCCAATCCGCTGGAATTCGGTATCACCATCGTCGACGAAGAAGGAAAGGTCGAGCGCTTCCTCGAGAAGCCGACCTGGGGGCAGGTCTTCTCCGACACGGTGAACACCGGCATCTATGTGATGGAGCCCGAGGTCTTCGACTATGTCGAGGCCGATGTGCCCGTCGACTGGTCCGGTGATGTCTTCCCTCAGCTGATGAAGGAAGGCAAGCCGATCTACGGCTTTGTCGCCGAGGGGTACTGGGAGGACGTCGGTACCCACGAGAGCTATGTGAAGGCCCAGGCGGACGTCCTGGAGGGCAAGGTCGACGTCGAGATCGACGGCTTCGAGCTCTCGCCGGGTGTGTGGGTGGCCGAGGGTGCGGAAGTGCATCCCGACGCCGTTCTTCGGGGCCCGCTCTACATCGGGGACTACGCCAAGGTCGAGGCCGGCGCCGAGATCCGTGAGCACACGGTCGTGGGGTCCAACGTCGTCGTGAAGAGCGGGGCGTTTCTGCACAAGGCCGTGGTGCACGACAACGTCTACGTCGGGCAGCACAGCAATCTGCGTGGCTGTGTCGTCGGTAAGAACACCGACATCATGCGTGCGGCACGGATCGAGGACGGCGCGGTCATCGGCGACGAGTGCCTCATCGGTGAAGAATCGATCGTTCAGGGCAATGTGCGGGTCTACCCGTTCAAGACCATCGAGGCCGGTGCCTTCGTCAACACCTCGGTGATCTGGGAATCGCGGGGGCAGGCGCATCTCTTCGGTGCCCGTGGGGTGTCGGGGATTCTGAACGTGGAGATCACTCCCGAGCTGGCCGTGCGTCTCGCCGGCGCTTATGCGACGACGCTGAAGAAGGGGTCGACCGTCACCACGGCCCGCGACCACTCGCGTGGCGCGCGTGCGCTGAAGAGAGCGGTCATCTCCGCGTTGCAGGCCAGCGCCATCGACGTACGGGATCTGGAGAACGTACCGCTGCCCGTGGCCCGGCAGCAGACCGCGCGGGGCAGTGCGGGCGGCATCATGATTCGGACGACGCCCGGGGTGCCGGACTCCGTCGACATCATGTTCTTCGACGGGCGCGGCGCCGACCTGTCGCAGGGCAGTCAGCGGAAGCTGGACCGGGTGTTCGCGCGGCAGGAGTACCGCCGTGCGTTCCCGGGGGAGATCGGGGATCTGCACTTCCCCGCGAGTGTGTTCGACTCGTACACCGGGTCGCTGCTGCGGAACGTCGATACGACGGGTATCGCCGAGTCGGGGCTGAAGGTCGTCGTCGACGCGTCGAACGGTAGCGCCGGGCTTGTGTTGCCCAGTCTGCTCGGCAAGCTCGGGGTGGACTCGCTGACCGTCAACCCGGGTCTCGATGAGTCGCGTCCTACGGAGACCGCGGATGTGCGGCGGTCGGGTCTTGTGCGGCTCGGGGAGATCGTGGCGTCGTCGCGGGCGGCGTTCGGGGTGCGGTTCGACCCGGTCGGTGAGCGGCTGTCGCTGGTCGACGAGAAGGGACGGATCGTCGAGGACGACCGGGCGCTGCTCGTCATGCTCGACCTGGTGGCCGCGGAGCGGCGCAGCGGGCGGGTGGCACTGCCGGTGACCACCACGCGGATCGCCGAGCAGGTCGCCGCGTACCACGGGACGCAGGTGGAGTGGACGACGACGTCGCCCGACGACCTGACACGGGTCGGGCGGGATGACTCGACCATCTTCGGCGGTGACGGCAAGGGCGCCTTCATCGTGCCCGAGTTCAGCAGTGTGTTCGACGGTACGGCGGCCTTTGTGCGGCTGATCGGGCTGGTGGCGCGGACGCAGCTCACGCTCAGCCAGATCGACGCGCGGATTCCGCGGGCGCATGTCCTCAAACGGGATCTGGCTACTCCCTGGGCGGTCAAGGGACTTGTGATGCGCCGGGTCGTGGAGGCAGCCGGGGATCGCTTTGTCGACACGACCGACGGAGTGCGGGTCGTGGAGACCGACGGGCGATGGGTCATGGTGCTGCCCGACCCCGCCGAGGCGGTCACCCATCTGTGGGCCGAAGGGCCCGATGACGCCTCCGCCCAGGCGCTGCTCGACGAGTGGTCGGCGGTCGTGGACAGCGCCGGACGCTGAGAAGCACTGCACGCGCGCGTGCCGGACAAGTGTCCCCAAGGGGGCCTGTCCGGCACGCCGGTGGGGCCATTCGGAGGTAGTGGTCGCGACGTGCGACGATGTGCGGCATGCCGCAGCAGCCCCCCGTTCGGAGCACTCCTACGCGCCCCTCGCGCCCGGACGCATCCATGTCGCTGCTCACCAACGTCATGGACCACAGCCTCGACGACGGGTATGCGGAGGCGGCCGCTCGGAAGAAGGCCGCGGGCGAGGGGGGCCTGCCGAAGACACTGCGGGCGAAGCTCGGTCTCGCCGCCGGCCTGGTGCTGGCGGCTCTGGTCGTGACCGTCGGTGCGGCGCAGGCACGCGTCGCGGCTCCCGTCGTAGCCAAGGAGCGCGAGGAGCTGATCGACCGTATCGACCGTGAGACGGACACGGCCGACAAGCTCGAGGGCACGGTCGACGACCTTCGGGACGATGTGAGCGCCATGCAACGTGAGGCGCTCCGGGACAGCGGCGGCAGTGGGCAGGCGGACCTGGTCGGCATTCTGTCGGGTGCCACGGCCGTCCACGGACCCGGTGTGAAGCTGGTCGTGGACGATGCCAAGGAGGCCACCACCGGTGGCGACGGCGATCCGCGGGAGACCTCCGGGTTCTCCGACACCGGTCGGGTCCGGGACCGGGACATGCAGCGCGTGGTCAACGGGCTGTGGGAATCGGGCGCGGAGGCCATCTCCATCAACGGACAGCGGCTGACGGCGCTGTCCGCGATCAGGGCCGCGGGCGACGCGATACTGGTCGACAACAGGCCGCTGGTGCCGCCGTACACGGTGCTCGCGGTGGGGGACGGGCAGCGGCTGAGCACCAGGTTCCAGAACAGCGCCGACGGGCTCTATCTCAACGCCCTGCAAGAGAACTACGGCATCCGGACGGGCATCTCCGTAGAGGGGGATCTCCGGTTGCCCGCAGCAACGAGTGTGATCGTACGTACAGCACAGCCGAGAACTGAGAAGGGCACATCGTGATCGCCGTACTGGGCCTCGTCGTGGGAGTCGTGGCCGGGCTCTTGGTCCGGCCTGAGGTTCCGGCGGTCGTCGAGCCTTATCTGCCGATCGCCGTCGTGGCGGCGCTCGACGCCGTCTTCGGCGGTCTGCGGGCCATGCTCGACGGCATCTTCGACGACAAGGTCTTCGTGGTGTC
This DNA window, taken from Streptomyces sp. NBC_00663, encodes the following:
- a CDS encoding CDP-alcohol phosphatidyltransferase family protein — its product is MEVQETRVQTDRVLTIPNILSMARLVGVPLFLWLILRPEFGGPQSDGWALLVLAFSGVSDYLDGKLARRWNQISSLGRLLDPAADRLYILSTLVGLTWREILPIWLTAALLARELVLLVMVGILRRHGYPPPQVNFLGKAATFNLMYAFPLLLLSDGTGWLPSLAAIFGWAFAGWGTTLYWWAGVLYVVQVRRLIRADAMAD
- a CDS encoding mannose-1-phosphate guanyltransferase, yielding MKAVVMAGGEGTRLRPMTSSMPKPLLPVANRPIMEHVLRLLKRHGLNETVVTVQFLASLVKNYFGDGEELGMELSYANEEKPLGTAGSVKNAEEALKDDAFLVISGDALTDFDLTELINFHKEKGALVTVCLTRVPNPLEFGITIVDEEGKVERFLEKPTWGQVFSDTVNTGIYVMEPEVFDYVEADVPVDWSGDVFPQLMKEGKPIYGFVAEGYWEDVGTHESYVKAQADVLEGKVDVEIDGFELSPGVWVAEGAEVHPDAVLRGPLYIGDYAKVEAGAEIREHTVVGSNVVVKSGAFLHKAVVHDNVYVGQHSNLRGCVVGKNTDIMRAARIEDGAVIGDECLIGEESIVQGNVRVYPFKTIEAGAFVNTSVIWESRGQAHLFGARGVSGILNVEITPELAVRLAGAYATTLKKGSTVTTARDHSRGARALKRAVISALQASAIDVRDLENVPLPVARQQTARGSAGGIMIRTTPGVPDSVDIMFFDGRGADLSQGSQRKLDRVFARQEYRRAFPGEIGDLHFPASVFDSYTGSLLRNVDTTGIAESGLKVVVDASNGSAGLVLPSLLGKLGVDSLTVNPGLDESRPTETADVRRSGLVRLGEIVASSRAAFGVRFDPVGERLSLVDEKGRIVEDDRALLVMLDLVAAERRSGRVALPVTTTRIAEQVAAYHGTQVEWTTTSPDDLTRVGRDDSTIFGGDGKGAFIVPEFSSVFDGTAAFVRLIGLVARTQLTLSQIDARIPRAHVLKRDLATPWAVKGLVMRRVVEAAGDRFVDTTDGVRVVETDGRWVMVLPDPAEAVTHLWAEGPDDASAQALLDEWSAVVDSAGR
- a CDS encoding DUF881 domain-containing protein; translated protein: MSLLTNVMDHSLDDGYAEAAARKKAAGEGGLPKTLRAKLGLAAGLVLAALVVTVGAAQARVAAPVVAKEREELIDRIDRETDTADKLEGTVDDLRDDVSAMQREALRDSGGSGQADLVGILSGATAVHGPGVKLVVDDAKEATTGGDGDPRETSGFSDTGRVRDRDMQRVVNGLWESGAEAISINGQRLTALSAIRAAGDAILVDNRPLVPPYTVLAVGDGQRLSTRFQNSADGLYLNALQENYGIRTGISVEGDLRLPAATSVIVRTAQPRTEKGTS
- a CDS encoding small basic family protein, which codes for MIAVLGLVVGVVAGLLVRPEVPAVVEPYLPIAVVAALDAVFGGLRAMLDGIFDDKVFVVSFLSNVVVAALIVFLGDKLGVGAQLSTGVVVVLGIRIFSNAAAIRRHVFRA